One Rhododendron vialii isolate Sample 1 chromosome 2a, ASM3025357v1 genomic region harbors:
- the LOC131317014 gene encoding receptor-like protein 7, with the protein MDSCLNLRAYLILCCFNLVILTYSSSSTQPLCHENESRALLQFKHNFVINKFASVGPSAYPKLESWKLLDGKNNGCCSWDGVECDHDTGHVIGLDLSSSFLHGSINSNNSLFTLVNLRSLNLADNEFNFSEIPSRIGHLFKLTSLNLSKSGFFGQIPSEISSLSKLVILDLSSEIDLYSESHLKLGKPSLRDLVQNLTNLKVLDLSMVNISSSMPSVLSNISSLTTLNLEGCLLYGEFPMEIFRLPQLQILNVAGNENLTGSLPEFQSNSHLKSLIFQGTGFYGKLPGSIGRLESLVYLDLSQTSLSGTLTSPLGNLTRLSFLFLNDCKFSGQVPSSLANLSQLTEFGIGNNDFDAGPLPLPPGKLLKLTRLSARRMNLQGEIPLSLANLTQLSYLSVRVNDLVGKIPLWFMNLTLLTVVDLSQNHFHGTIPRSITQLKRLDFLSLHSNSFTDIVELDMFMKLPNLVLLQLGINNLTVLDKNSTNGTLPKLDILGLASCNLVEFPSILRFQDELQALTLNNNKIRGEIPIWMWNSSKETMEYVDFSQNFLTGFEQQQAVIPWRFLIVFNLDSNKLQGSLPVPPPSTVIYIVRENALTGVIPPLMCHKNSLRMVDLSDNNLNGTIPSCLASSSEDLLMLNLSGNSFQGSIPSTFTMNCQLLMIDLGQNQLQGPVPKSLANCAMLECVGTLPENFGREQVLCQHALAEPLHTHRLCGGKDCKTDGPSLILETGRVDHR; encoded by the exons ATGGATTCATGTTTGAATCTTCGCGCATACCTAATCTTGTGTTGCTTCAATCTTGTCATATTAACTTACTCTTCCTCTTCTACGCAGCCATTATGCCATGAAAACGAGAGCAGAGCCTTGCTGCAGTTCAAGCATAATTTTGTCATCAACAAGTTTGCTTCTGTTGGCCCTTCTGCTTATCCAAAGCTTGAATCATGGAAGCTACTTGATGGAAAGAACAACGGTTGCTGCTCATGGGACGGCGTCGAGTGTGACCACGACACTGGTCATGTGATCGGCCTCGATCTCAGTAGTAGCTTTCTCCATGGTTCTATCAACTCCAACAACAGTCTATTCACCCTTGTCAACCTTCGTAGCCTAAACCTTGCCGATAATGAGTTTAATTTCTCTGAAATACCATCCAGAATTGGACATCTTTTCAAGCTGACAAGTCTCAATCTATCTAAATCTGGATTTTTCGGTCagattccttcagaaatctcaTCTCTTTCCAAATTGGTTATCCTCGATCTAAGTTCGGAAATTGATTTGTATTCTGAAAGTCATTTGAAACTTGGAAAACCCAGTCTAAGAGACCTAGTTCAAAACCTAACCAACCTGAAAGTACTTGACCTTTCTATGGTGAACATATCTTCTTCTATGCCAAGTGTTTTGTCAAATATATCCTCTCTAACAACTCTTAATCTTGAAGGATGTTTGTTGTATGGTGAATTTCCAATGGAAATTTTTCGTTTACCACAACTACAGATTCTTAATGTAGCTGGGAACGAAAATCTCACTGGCTCTCTACCTGAATTTCAAAGCAATAGTCACCTTAAGTCATTGATATTCCAAGGCACAGGCTTCTACGGTAAGCTCCCAGGTTCAATTGGTAGACTTGAATCCTTAGTTTATTTGGATTTGAGTCAAACTAGTTTATCTGGGACACTCACTTCTCCACTTGGCAATCTAACCCGACTCAGTTTCCTCTTCCTTAATGATTGCAAGTTTAGTGGCCAAGTTCCTTCGTCGTTGGCAAACCTATCACAACTAACTGAGTTCGGAATTGGCAATAACGACTTTGACGCAGGACCACTTCCTTTACCACCAGGAAAGCTACTCAAACTCACTCGCTTATCTGCACGCAGAATGAATTTACAAGGTGAGATCCCACTATCGCTTGCCAACCTGACCCAACTTTCCTATTTATCCGTTCGCGTAAACGACTTGGTAGGTAAAATCCCATTATGGTTCATGAACCTCACCCTATTAACAGTCGTAGATCTTTCACAAAATCACTTCCATGGCACGATTCCTAGATCAATCACTCAACTCAAGCGTCTTGATTTTTTGAGCCTTCATTCTAATAGCTTCACTGATATTGTCGAGCTAGACATGTTTATGAAACTCCCAAACTTGGTCTTATTGCAATTAGGGATAAACAATCTAACAGTGCTCGACAAAAATAGTACCAATGGTACTCTTCCGAAGCTTGATATTCTAGGATTGGCGTCATGCAACTTAGTTGAGTTCCCTAGCATTCTAAGATTTCAAGATGAATTGCAGGCGTTAACTCTTAACAATAACAAAATTCGAGGTGAAATACCAATATGGATGTGGAACTCGAGTAAAGAAACAATGGAATATGTCGACTTTAGCCAGAACTTTTTGACTGGTTTCGAGCAGCAGCAAGCTGTCATCCCATGGCGTTTTCTAATAGTTTTCAACCTCGACTCTAACAAGCTTCAAGGATCGCTTCCTGTTCCACCACCAAGCACTGTTATTTATATTGTCCGCGAGAATGCATTGACGGGAGTAATTCCACCGTTAATGTGCCACAAGAATTCTCTTCGTATGGTTGATTTGTCCGACAACAATTTAAATGGCACAATACCCTCATGTTTGGCCAGTTCCAGTGAGGACCTTCTCATGTTGAATCTGAGTGGCAATAGTTTCCAAGGAAGTATTCCTTCAACATTCACAATGAATTGCCAACTGTTGATGATAGATTTAGGTCAAAATCAACTACAGGGGCCGGTGCCCAAATCATTGGCAAATTGTGCAATGCTGGAATGTGTGGGCACGCTACCcgaaaatttt GGACGTGAGCAGGTTctgtgccagcatgcactggccgaaccactGCATACT